Below is a window of Procambarus clarkii isolate CNS0578487 chromosome 43, FALCON_Pclarkii_2.0, whole genome shotgun sequence DNA.
tgcataagcaacagggctccattaaggaacatataatctcttcccacaaccaaaccatcgccagagaaatccttgtaaacaacacagaaaccatcgatagatacagcgatagcaggcggcttgacgtctgcgaggcactacacatcaagaagtcaacaccagcaatcaacagccaattaatgcacaactatattctacccacctcaagactccgctccaatatagaagcatcaagaaatatggaccaataggctttctacaaatcacttccatttaatacccattgtttcgtgttctgtcttgtgtttaggaatttaataccctattaataccacctcaccccatccacctcactcaaatgtagatataaacaaatcgaagatgtgtaagttctattcagttgtgtatgtgtaagctaaagtctttgaaaatgtaataagttttacgaaacacgctcaagtgtcgcgtcagactagaaataaaaatgaattttggagaattgatttttgaattacctccaacagtgaaaagaaacgtacgaaagatcgaaaaaattcgtgttagaattattaatcttactttttcggtcatatttaataatatatgtctacaggaaagactgctaccaaaatatattatatatatatatatatatatatatatatatatatatatatatatatatgtgtgtgtgtgtatatcacgaaaataaacacgtgattaagaatgtgacaatgtcagaccacggaggaaaatcaaacaggaatttccttaagtactttcgtatattaaatacatcttcagaaggaatgattttacagattgagtgatgggtataaataagcaggagagagtggtgaagtgaggtgaggtacaatacttggacaacgcagacggcccattggcccatcagatgcacccaattggcccatccgatgtagcacaatggcccatctgatacagcagacatacaagcacaatacataggtaattataacataaagaggtaaatatatacaatgaattagtgagacaaatgttttccaatgatcctacttaaatcgccctttagctgatctattagaaatggatctaagttatatagaccactgctaatattcaaattactttctttggtgatctgtatcaaagcggattcaattatgtttcagttataggtgcttttacaatttgttattgaagaagcactctcccaaacaaatcattccttctgaagatgtatttaatatacgaaagtacttaaggaaattcctgtttcattttcctccgtggtctgacattgtcatatatatatatatatatatatatatatatatatatatatatatatatatatatatatatatatatatatatatatatatatatatatatatatatatataatatatatatatatatatatatatatatatatatatatatatatatataatatatatatatatatatatatatatatatatatatatatatatatatatatatatatatatatatatatatatatatatatatatataatgtcgtacctagtagccagaactcacttctcagcctactattcaaggcccgatttgcctaataagccaagttttcctgaattaatatatatactataatttttttcttatgaaatgataaagcaacccttttctctatgtatgaggtcaattttttttttattggagttaaaattaacgtagatatatgaccgaacctaaccaaccctacctaacctaacctatatttataggtaaggttaggttaggtagccaaaaaaagctaggttaggttaggttggttaggtagacgaaaaaacattaattcatgaaaacttggcttattaggcaaatcgggccttgaatagtaggctgagaagtgcgttctggctattaggtacgacatatatatatatatatatatattaaatatgaccgaaaagtaagattaataattctaatacgaattttctcaatatttcttatatttcttttcactgttgatggtaactgaaaaatcaattctccataattcatttttatttgtagtctgacgcgatacttgaacgcgtttcgtaaaacgtattacattttcaaagactgtagtttacacacacacaactataactgaacagagtttaaacagcttcgattttatacctgcatttgggtgaggtgatatgttacaacagttttggatgaggtgaaaacaaactttcaacacaagacagaacacgaaacaatgggtataatatattgtaagttaaagggaagaatggaagtaactgcaaagggcctattggtccatatttcttgatgcttctatattggtgcggagtcttgaagtggggtgaagtgaattttggagaattgatttttcagttaccatcaacagtgaaaagaaatataagaaacattgagaaaattcgtgttagaattattaatcttactttttcggtcatatttaataatacatatgtatgtatatatgtcgtacctagtagccagaacgcacttctcagcctactatgcaaggcccgatttgcctaataagccacgttttcctgaattaatatattttctctaatttttttcttatgaaatgataaagctacccatttcattatgtatgaggtcaatttttttttattggagttaaaattaacgtagatatatgaccgaacctaccctacctaacctaacctatcctatctttataggttaggttaggttaggtagccgaaaaagttaggttaggttaggttaggtaggttaggtcgtcgaaaaacaattatttcatgaaaacttggcttattaggcaaatcgggccttgcataataggctgagaagtgcgttctggctactaggtacgacatatatatataaatatatataaatatatatatatatatatatatatatatatatatatatatatatatatatatatatatatatatatatatatgtcgtacctagtagccagaactcacttctcagcctactatgcaaggcccgatttgcctaataagccaagttttcatgaattaattgtttttcgacaacctaacctacctaacctaacctaacctaacctaacctataaagataggttaggttaggttaggtagggttggttaggttcggtcatatatctacgttaattttaactcaaataaaaaaaaattgacctcatacgtaatgaaatgggtagctttatcattttataagaaaaaaatagagaaaatatattaattcaggaaaacttggcttattaggcaaatcgggccttgcatagtaggccgagaagtgagttctggctactaggtacgacatatatatatatatatatatatatatatatatatatatatgtcgtacctagtagccagaactcacttctcagcctactatgcaaggcccaatttgcctaataagcctagttttcatgaattaatgttttttcgacaacctaacctacctaacctaacctaacctaacgttttcggctacctaacctaacctaacctataaagataggttaggttaggttaggtagggttggttaggttcagtcatatatctacgttaattttaactccaataaaaaaaaattgacctcatacataatgaaatgggtagctttatcatttcataagaaaaaaattagagaaaatatattaattcagtaaaactaggcttattaggcaaatcgggcctcgcatagtaggctgagaagtgagttctggctactaggtacgacatatatatatatatatatatatatatatatatatagatatataactagcagtacccgagcacgcgttgctgtggctcagccacagcaaccttcccggtcctccccacaattccccccccccctcacccgtctcctcggcctcccaaccattccccactccaccgtcccctcttcccaccatgccccactccccctgtcccttcgtcctccccaccatctctcacttatgtcagtactgtggagaaatgcccgacagaccactggaacattatctaacacagtgcacagttacaaacccattaagatttcaacttagattcaacagagcagaagaagttcttaaacacatatggcaaaatcttactgaagcgaccaaacgagtcataaatactcatactccgcccaagtaaaacagaaacaagcaacacttagtgggccagccagaggcttagggcccgcgcaggaatatccctgacaaaaaaaaaaaaaaaaaaaaaaaaaaaaaaaaaaaaaatctctcacttccatcccctcgtcctccccaccattccccactccctcgtcctccccaccattccccactccctcgtcctccccaccattccccactccctcgtcctccccaccattccccactccctcgtcctccccaccattccccactccctcgtcctccccaccattccccactccctcgtcctccccaccattccccactccctcgtcctccccaccattccccactccctcgtccgatgcctacccaaatggtctgatgttcccattagaaaattgggaacatcaagtgatctgatgttccatcactgaaatataagaaaaacagttaaaaaatgaaatgaaaatatgaaaaaaataaaaaaataaactatactcacgaaataaacggtatggtaaacaacacagctcaattccaatgctattcacacaaaataaataaatcaaaatgaaaaaaatccaaatctatgaaaattcaatttatcaatgcaatcagaaacattgaaatgaaattgtaacatatttagtatagcgtgcatgttgctattatgtgcaacagatggcactatttttcaaaaagtatgtttttacctgtcacaggcgtggtatctatatagtaggtatataaaaagacgcgcctattcgaatgaaacgttgcgtgaaatttcaaagcaatcggtgaagaactttcggagattagcggttacacaaacgaacatttccagttTTATTTAtatggatgtatgtgtgtgtatgaataAGAATTTGCATACTTCATACTTAGAATGCATGGTTTTTAGTATGGATTGCACCAATCAATACTACTCAATCAGCACTCAAATGAACAAAACAGTTGTGTATCTGTGTAATATGCTGAACACTGAATTACTCTGCTGTACAATCTAATATAATGTTCACTATTAGTAACCCAATATGAACAATGTTCACCATCGAGAACCCCAAATATGACAATAAGTTTGAGGCAACGAGGTGACTTGAACCCGCGTTCTGGTAAGCCACAGACACCCTTACCGACTGTGCCACGATGGTACAAAAGCCAACCAACCCGCAACTCTACTGAAATcactggaaggttctggaggcaccaaaccggagcccaaccgGTTTGGGGCCTCCAGAATCTTGCTAGTGAATTCAGTAGAGTTTCAGTAACATCATTTAACTTTATTATACAATTGATGAGCCCTGGAGCGCTTCGTACGACCCTCGTAAACTGTTTTAGTGAATTCAGACTTAGTTACCttcatcgaggaaagatgtactggtttAGTAAGGGGGGATATTTTTGAAGAGTCCTGGCATAGGGTGAAGTAATTACATTCACCACCCACCAATAGTACAACAGGTCCTATCAAGATTGATCCATCAGATTGGGCCATGAGACAGATCCATCAGACCGGCCCATCAGACCAGCCCATCAGACCAGCCCATCAGACCAGCCCATCAGACCAGCCCATCAGACCGGCCCATCAGACCGGCCCATCAGACCGGCCCATCAGACCAGCCCATCAGACCAGCCCATCAGACCGGCCCATCAGACCGGCCCATCAGACCGGCCCATCAGACCGGCCCATCAGACCGGCCCATCAGACCGGCCCATCAGACAAGAAGCTCGGAAATAACAGcgtagagagcgagagagaaagtcAAATCAAGGAAGCATCAACAAACAATAATTTGAGTCGAACTTTGTCAAAAATTTTGTCAACAAATCTTCGAAAAATATCCAGAATTACGGGGCCaatattgcccataatctcatacCAAGATGCACGGCGTTAAGGGCGAGATACAGGAGAGTACATCCAGTACAATGACCCTTACGGAGATTACAATGATATATTCCAGTATTCTTCAAACTATATTTTTTCCGAACGACCCAGTTCAGTGTCACAAAAttcaaaaacaaattaaaaaaaccTGAGCTTGGAGCTGGAGAAAGACTTACATTTTGTTACATGAAAGGTAAGCTAATTTATTATAGATTTTTATACAGTAGTTAAGTCGTTTTATATTAGTTGTTGGAGTTTGTTTATTAATCAGTTAAATATACAGTAGTGGTGTGTTTACCGTTACCAGTGTTGTGTTTACCGTTACCAGTGTTGTGTTTACCGTTACCAGTGGTGAGTTTACCGTTACCAGTGGTGTGTTTACCGTTACCAGTCGTGTGTTTACCGTTACCAGCGGTGAGTTTACCGTTACCAGTGGTGTGTTTACCGTTACCAGCGGTGTGTTTACCATTACCAGTGTTGTGTTTACCGTTACCAGTGGTGAGTTTAGCGTTACCAGCGGTGAGTTTACCGTTACCAGCGGTGAGTTTAGCGTTACCAGCGGTGTGTTTACCGTTACCAGTGGTGAGTTTACCGTTACCAGCGGTGAGTTTAGCGTTACCAGCGGTGTGTTTACCGTTACCAGTGTTGTGTTTACCGTTACCAGCGGTGTGTTTACCGTTACCAGCGGTGAGTTTAGCGTTACCAGTGGTGTGTTTACCGTTACCAGTGGTGAGTTTACCGTTACCAGCGGTGAGTTTACCGTTACCAGTGTTGTGTTTACCGTTACCAGCGGTGTGTTTACCGTTACCAGCGGTGAGTTTAGCGTTACCAGTGGTGTGTTTACCGTTACCAGTGGTGAGTTTACCGTTACCAGCGGTGAGTTTACCGTTACCAGTGTTGTGTTTACCGTTACCAGTGGTGAGTTTACCGTTACCAGCGGTGAGTTTACCGTTACCAGCGGTGAGTTTACCGTTACCAGTGTTGTGTTTACCGTTACCAGTGGTGAGTTTACCGTTACCAGTGGTGAGTTTACCGTTACCAGCGGTGAGTTTACCGTTACCAGTGTTGTGTTTACCGTTACCAGTGGTGAGTTTACCGTTACCAGTGGTGAGTTTACCGTTACCAGTGGTGTGTTTACCGTTACCAGTGGTGAGTTTACCGTTACCAGTGGTGTGTTTACCGTTACCAGTGGTGAGTTTACCGTTACCAGTGGTGAGTTTACCGTTACCAGGGGTGAGTTTAGCGTTACCAGTGGTGAGTTTACCGTTACCAGTGGTGAGTTTACCGTTACCAGTGGTGAGTTTACCGTTACCAGTGGTGAGTTTACCGTTACCTAAgtcatatttatttttattacattCGAGTgctgaaaaaatattttaatagCTGTCTTAAAGTTAATTAAACAATGATTAATATGCAAATATAGTTATATAAATATGCAAATTAGATAGTTTTAGCTGCCAGGGAAAAGTCAACAAATAAGTGATTGGAATCACCAGTTGACGGGTGGAAATTAATGTGAGTTTCAGTTTAACATTATTGGAGTTTTCTCTTTTGGAAATTTAATAAAGTTTTAAAAACAAACTgagattattttttttataattctTTTTACTATAACATTTGTTAAATAGTGAGATTCCAATATTAAAAGAAATTGATGTTTTTGATTTCGCTGAACTTATGTAATTTGTTGACTGTGGAGAGATGTATACACCGaagggtgtgtatatatatatatatatatatatatatatatatatatatatatatatatatatatatatatatatatatatatatatatatatatatatatatatatatatatattattaaatatgaccgaaaaagtaagattaataattctaacacgaattttctctatctttcgtacatttcttttcactgttggtggtaattcaaaaatcaattctccaaaattcatttgaattttggagaattgatttttttttgaattaccaccaacagtgaaaagaaatgtacgaaagatagagaaaattcgtgttagaattattaatcttactttttcggtcatatttaataatatatgtctacaggaaagactgctaccaaaatatacttatatatatatatatatatatatatatatatatatatatatatatatatatatatatatatatatatatatatatatatatatatatatatataaataactgaaaactcacaccccagaagtgactcgaacccatactgccaggagcactctgctggcgtacaggatctgaTCCTgtcagagccacagagatactacaggaaagagttGACTGTCTATCTGGAtctaaaaaaagcctttgacagagtcccacacaagaggctgctGTGGAAACTGGAACTTTACTGGAGGGGTGAAAGGGAGATTTTTGAAAAGGATGAAAAATGTTcaaactgacagacagatgaggacaGTAATCAGAGATAATGTATCCGACTGGATCAGTGTTACTAGAGGAGTACCACAGTAACCCTGTGGTACTAGAGGAGTACCACAGTAACCCTGTGGTACTAGAGGAGTACCACAGTAACCCTGTGGTACTagaggagtaccacagggttaagttcttgcaccagtaatgttggtCCAGTATGCCTTCTGGTGCAAactagttggaatacagaattatatgtacatgtttgcggatgatgctaagatattggggaagacaggagacgcagacgattgtaatgcccttcaaattgaacTAGATAAAAAAGGTGCTTGGAGCtacaagtggcaaatggaattcagtctgaataaatgtcatgttatggaatgtggaataggagaaaatatacCACACAACTTACATATTATGTGGaatggaattacagaactctaataaagaacgagacgTCGGGGTGGTTTTGGAcagtaagctgtcgccagaggaacacataaagaacattgtgcgaggagcgtaagtgtcgctttctaacttcagacttACTTGTAATTATATgggtggtgaaatactaaagaaactgttcatgacttgtcCTCAGTGGAGTGGAGCCTAGGGTAGGGGAGCCTCCTGGCCCCCCTACCCTAGGTTCCACTTCATTCTCCAACCTatgacctccctccctccttccacatGCCCCTCCTGCTCCCCCATCACAAGCCTTAATATACTCCCAACCCCAGACCTCTCAGTTATACCACCTCAGACCCTCCTAGCTTCCTCATACCGGATCCTTCcagccccctctctcaccctaGATCTCCCAAGTCGGCCTTCCTAGGCCCTCCCACCCAGACATCCCTTGTTCCCCTCCTCCAGTGGAATGAACAGAAACTGAAGATGGAATGACGAGTCAGTTTCAAGGTAATATACTTGAACACAGATGGGATTACTAGCAAGAcatgtgaacttagggaaagagcacaagaagggaaccaggatgtaatcggactcacagaaacaaaactctcaggaataataacgaatgcagtgtttccccaagactacactgtaataagaagAGGGAGGAAATGAAAGGGAGGAGGCTGAGTGGCCCTACTgataagaaaggaatggagtttcgagacAGTTATCCCAGGCTGCGAGGGGGGTTCAGAGACTCAATTACAGGCATCATGACGCTGGgaagaccaagagtagtagtagcagtattatataaccctccaccaaaaggcataagacccaggcaagagtatgacagaaacaacatggcagttaacactatatttgCGAGAGTAgccactgctgcctgtagaaatagatctcatctgctcttcatgggggacttcaatcatggaaggatagactgggaaaacaaggaaccgcatggaggtgagtaaacatggagagctaaactgttggAACTGGCGACAAGAAACGTTgtaagtcagcatgtcagggagcccacaagaatgagaggcaacgatgaaccagcgagactcgacctagtcttcactctgaatgactccgacataaggggccGTTACTGTGGAAAACTAACgttgttgttcaatgtcaaccattattttttgactagttgtatatgaaaagggctgcaattgttctaagtttcagtactgtagcctaaatagtaagggagatttttatttttattcaacgaattttacacattttcaagtgtatatTTACggccacacctttcagatataatcattctatgacacttttctgacacattagcatataataaaggatcaataggaggggattttccaaaacgtctttagttttcctaatacaaatagtctaagttcccccccaaaattatacaaatatatcatgttgattgctattataaaatcaataaatgaactcagGAAAAAACGCTTCCTTACGatttagagacataaactttacatataagctgtaagtttcatgtaaatttaataaaaaaatgaaaGAGATATATATGTTCAAGAAACATAAATGTTCAAGTGAGTAAAAAATAAAATCTAAGgttctgccatctgtggctgaggttgacatcaaccaatttcctccaaaactggcacccttacagataggcttacgtgcagtcacgtgtataagtttcatgcaaatcgcccaataaacaaaagagagagataaaattaaaaaaaaaaaaattgtttttttaactaaatttttttttaataaaactaattataatttgcttttaatatatgctattgtgatagctgagattcatagacatgatttcagttggcatttttgtttgataatcgaccattttggaaattttttgacatataattcaatattttttttctcccttcctatttatgctacgatgctgagacttaaaccagatgaaacccttttcatataacaCTTGTCAAAAAACTTtgtttgaaatcgaacgagttttgatttattgcatatttttggaataacgCCCCCAAGCAAGGAAGGGCAAGCAGGGCAaaaactcaacctaaattgctgcacagccacatcaggagaaaaacaacagtaaaggaacaggtaatgacacTGAGGATAGGGGGCAGACAAATTCACTACAaaagacaaggaagtgtgcgaggaactcaataggatatcccaggaggtcttcacagcagaGCAAGGGGAATGTCCCAGAGATTGGAGGGGGGAATATTTAACcaaacaccactagaggagtttgtgattaccagtagggaagtaaggaagcatctgctagagttaAAAAAGACAGAGGCTATAGGCCcgaatggaatctcaccatggatactgaaggaaggagcagagcTCTGTGCCAGCCACtcgccatggtgtacaacaaatcactggtaacaggtgaactgccaaaatttAGGAAGACAGCTAATGAAGTCGACAGCTATGTCGacccgatattcaagaagggtgatagacaggaggcactgaactacaggccagtgtcattaacttgcataccatgcaaggtgacggagaagattgtgcgaaaaaaatctagtggaacatcttgagtggaagaactttgtatcataacataaatttgggttcaggaatggcagatcatgcctcacaggattggctgaattctacgaccaggcaacaaaaatcaggcaagaaagagaaggctgggcagactgcatattttggacTGCCCGATCCTTTGAAACAGTTCCatacaagagactagtgcacaaattgGAGATGCACGCAGgagagaaagggaaggtactccactggataaaggagtacctaagcaacagaggacagtgagtaactgtgagggttgaggtctcggagtggcgaggagtcactagtggagtccgacagggatcagtccttggacctatactgtttctggtatacgtaaatgatctcccagaaggaacagactcgttcctctcattgtttgctgatgatggacaaattatgaggagaattaagacagaggaagatagtacgaggctacaagATGTCGTAAAC
It encodes the following:
- the LOC138373652 gene encoding uncharacterized PPE family protein PPE12-like; translation: MVDIEQQPLECNKNKYDLGNGKLTTGNGKLTTGNGKLTTGNGKLTTGNAKLTPGNGKLTTGNGKLTTGNGKHTTGNGKLTTGNGKHTTGNGKLTTGNGKLTTGNGKHNTGNGKLTAGNGKLTTGNGKLTTGNGKHNTGNGKLTAGNGKLTAGNGKLTTGNGKHNTGNGKLTAGNGKLTTGNGKHTTGNAKLTAGNGKHTAGNGKHNTGNGKLTAGNGKLTTGNGKHTTGNAKLTAGNGKHTAGNGKHNTGNGKHTAGNAKLTAGNGKLTTGNGKHTAGNAKLTAGNGKLTAGNAKLTTGNGKHNTGNGKHTAGNGKHTTGNGKLTAGNGKHTTGNGKHTTGNGKLTTGNGKHNTGNGKHNTGNDAAQSSVAAAPEQSAEFGTPEQSGESGAPEQSAELGTPEQNAESAPEQSAVS